The following coding sequences are from one Sander lucioperca isolate FBNREF2018 chromosome 2, SLUC_FBN_1.2, whole genome shotgun sequence window:
- the LOC116054093 gene encoding pyridoxal phosphate phosphatase encodes MAGAFKGCQKIRGPQIRNLLDAKDFILLDCDGVIWHGEKAITGAAKVVNSLIRHGKNVVFVTNNCTRPRENYVHKFCRLGFTDVILEQIFSSSYCSALYLRDVVKIRGQVFVMGCDGLRRELDEAGIPCVEEADDPDATIYDCALAPDVKAVLVGHDDKMTFLKLAKASCYLRDPDCLFLATDNDPWHPLSSGRILPGSGSLIAALEVSSGRKATVIGKPSRFMFECISSQFSGVDPAQCLMIGDRLETDMLFGSNCGLDTMLTLTGVSQIEKAQEYRNSELTTNHSLVPDYVVDTIADFLPAFEELGEPSN; translated from the exons ATGGCAGGCGCCTTCAAAGGCTGCCAGAAAATTCGAGGTCCGCAGATTAGAAATCTGCTTGACGCGAAGGACTTCATTCTCCTCGACTGCGACGGGGTCATATGGCACGGAGAGAAGGCGATAACGGGAGCGGCGAAGGTGGTGAATTCGCTGATACGGCACGGCAAAAACGTAGTGTTCGTCACCAACAACTGCACCAGGCCCCGGGAGAATTATGTGCACAAGTTCTGCCGGCTGGGCTTCACCGACGTGATACTAGAGCAGATCTTCAGCTCGTCGTACTGCTCGGCTCTCTACCTGAGAGACGTCGTCAAGATCCGCGGCCAGGTGTTTGTCATGGGCTGCGACGGACTGCGCAGAGAGCTGGATGAGGCGGGCATCCCCTGCGTAGAAGAGGCAGACGACCCGGACGCCACCATCTACGACTGCGCTCTGGCTCCGGACGTCAAGGCAGTGCTGGTGGGACATGATGATAAAATGACTTTTCTTAAACTGGCCAAAGCCTCGTGCTACCTGAGGGACCCGGACTGTCTGTTCCTGGCCACCGACAACGACCCGTGGCATCCTCTGTCTAGTGGAAGGATACTGCCAG GTTCTGGGTCCCTCATTGCAGCCCTGGAGGTGTCCTCAGGTCGCAAGGCTACTGTGATCGGTAAGCCTAGCCGCTTCATGTTTGAGTGCATCTCCAGTCAGTTCAGTGGGGTGGACCCCGCCCAGTGCCTGATGATTGGGGACCGCCTAGAGACAGACATGCTGTTCGGATCCAACTGCGGCCTCGACACCATGCTCACTCTCACCGGTGTGTCTCAGATCGAGAAGGCCCAGGAGTACAGGAATAGTGAGCTGACCACCAACCACAGCTTGGTGCCCGATTACGTGGTGGACACCATTGCTGATTTCTTACCTGCTTTTGAGGAACTGGGCGAACCGAGCAACTGA
- the LOC116054405 gene encoding UDP-glucuronosyltransferase 3A1-like, which yields MGIAFFCIFSLLALPVLQSAKILTVCLIGGSHYLLLDEISHNLHQHGHEVRMLLQLGNPVITGFSYGGRADSYQMSTWSLGEKYIQEYNGWFLEQQTQFLLGRDNFNAFLNFTWHLSYQCDKLLGDKKMITFLQREHYDITILDAFNPCSFILAHKLGVHYIAFYPGPLNGPLSIALPSPVSYIPVFSSQLSDHMNLWGRAKNLFYSFLAPVGQERVWSTFRQVAERHLESGSPPGGLDELHQGAELWAFNTDFSLEFPQPLMPYTVLVGGLLNKPAKPVEQDLELWISNFGEAGFIVVTLGSMVSSVSVDPLLVELVAGFSRIPQGVLWRYDHKRWPSNLDRPPNLRLVDWLPLNDLLGHKKACLFITHGGQNSLFQALYHAVPVLGIPLFGDQFDNVVRAETKGLGLTINPTQITRELLSSTIQTLIQDVRFKSSALSLSRIHKSHPVPPGLRLIQWVEHILHSEGGSHLRPASLTQPWYQRYLLDLVLLLFLGLLGPVVLCWTFCRNKNSRDKHKKIQ from the exons ATGGGGATtgcatttttttgcattttttctcTTCTGGCTCTTCCAGTACTTCAGTCTGCCAAGATCCTGACTGTCTGTCTAATTG GAGGAAGCCACTACTTGTTATTAGATGAAATTTCTCATAACTTACACCAGCATGGCCATGAGGTCCGCATGCTCTTACAACTGGGCAACCCTGTTATTACAG GTTTTTCCTATGGAGGCCGTGCAGACAGTTACCAGATGAGCACCTGGTCCTTAGGAGAGAAATACATCCAAGAATACAATGGCTGGTTCCTAGAGCAACAAACCCAGTTTTTACTAGGAAG gGATAACTTTAATGCCTTTCTAAACTTCACGTGGCACCTGTCCTATCAGTGTGACAAGCTGTTAGGGGACAAAAAGATGATAACATTCCTCCAGAGGGAACACTACGACATCACCATCCTTGATGCTTTTAACCCATGTTCCTTCATCCTTGCGCACAAACTTG GGGTCCACTACATAGCTTTCTATCCTGGCCCTCTGAACGGTCCTCTGTCCATCGCTCTCCCCAGTCCAGTCTCCTACATCCCAGTCTTCAGCTCACAGCTGTCGGACCACATGAACCTCTGGGGTCGTGCAAAGAACCTCTTTTATTCTTTCTTGGCTCCTGTAG GCCAGGAGCGTGTATGGTCGACATTTAGGCAAGTAGCTGAACGCCACCTCGAGTCAGGCTCACCTCCTGGTGGTCTGGATGAGTTACATCAAGGAGCTGAACTCTGGGCCTTCAACACTGACTTTTCACTGGAGTTCCCCCAGCCCCTTATGCCCTACACTGTGCTGGTGGGAGGTCTGCTGAATAAACCTGCAAAACCTGTGGAGCAG GATCTTGAGTTGTGGATCTCTAATTTTGGAGAGGCAGGTTTCATTGTCGTGACTCTGGGATCAATGGTCTCTTCAGTCTCTGTGGACCCTCTGCTTGTAGAGCTGGTGGCTGGCTTCTCCAGGATCCCTCAGGGCGTGCTCTGGAG GTATGACCACAAGCGATGGCCATCAAACCTGGACAGACCTCCCAATCTCAGGCTAGTGGACTGGCTGCCTCTTAATGACCTGCTGG GACACAAAAAAGCATGTCTCTTTATCACCCATGGTGGACAAAACAGCCTGTTCCAGGCATTGTACCATGCGGTTCCTGTGCTGGGAATCCCCCTGTTTGGAGACCAGTTTGATAATGTGGTGAGGGCTGAAACAAAGGGACTTGGCCTCACCATCAACCCCACACAAATCACCAGGGAACTGCTCAGCTCCACCATTCAAACACTTATACAGGACGTCAG GTTTAAGTCTTCAGCTTTGTCTCTTAGCAGGATCCACAAATCCCATCCTGTCCCTCCAGGCCTTCGACTCATTCAGTGGGTGGAGCACATCCTGCACAGTGAAGGTGGAAGTCATTTAAGGCCTGCTTCTCTGACACAACCATGGTACCAGAGATACCTGTTGGACTTGGTGCTTCTCCTCTTTCTGGGGCTTCTTGGACCTGTAGTTCTCTGCTGGACTTTCTGTAGGAACAAGAATAGCAgggacaaacacaaaaaaatacaatag